The Nocardia sp. XZ_19_385 genome window below encodes:
- a CDS encoding aminotransferase class I/II-fold pyridoxal phosphate-dependent enzyme, with amino-acid sequence MVVDAKSLARDLLSRHAKPALEPVHRPRGRGLDDHPEIRAALELRGRATAAFSDRGLPNPFFLPHTGVNGATTGMLDGEVVNFSGYNYLGLAGDPRVTSAAKQAIDGYGTSASASRAVAGEIPLYADLERRLAGAYGAGDAVITASGYLTNAGVIPFLLGPGDLAACDALVHSSIVSGTRWAGCRRATFAHNDPEALDRLLIRSRGSFGRVLVVVEGAYSMDGDVARLPELIAVARKHDCLIMVDEAHSFGVLGGQGFGVREHFGLAADAVDLWMGTLSKSLASCGGFLAGDAELIAAIKTLAQGVSLFSAAPTPAQIAAAIAAFDVMVAEPQRLARLHGNAATMSTALHDGGWDTGLSAGTAIIPVILGAEERAMATSGRLLAAGIYAAPLGYPSVAEGAARIRLFMSAEHTAEHIDQLVTVLAGER; translated from the coding sequence ATGGTTGTCGACGCGAAAAGTCTGGCCCGGGATCTGCTGTCCAGACACGCCAAGCCGGCGCTGGAGCCGGTCCATCGTCCGAGGGGCCGGGGATTGGACGACCACCCGGAAATCCGTGCGGCCCTCGAACTGCGCGGCCGGGCGACCGCCGCGTTCTCCGATCGCGGTCTGCCGAACCCGTTCTTCCTGCCGCACACCGGGGTCAACGGTGCCACGACCGGCATGCTCGACGGCGAGGTGGTGAACTTCTCGGGATACAACTATCTCGGCCTGGCCGGGGATCCGCGGGTCACCTCCGCCGCGAAGCAGGCGATCGACGGCTACGGCACCTCGGCCTCGGCCAGTCGTGCGGTGGCGGGTGAGATTCCGCTGTACGCCGACCTGGAACGCCGCCTCGCCGGCGCGTACGGAGCCGGCGACGCGGTGATCACCGCGAGCGGGTACCTCACCAACGCCGGTGTGATCCCGTTCCTGCTGGGGCCGGGCGATCTGGCGGCCTGTGACGCGCTGGTGCACAGCAGCATCGTGTCGGGGACGCGCTGGGCCGGGTGCCGCCGAGCCACCTTCGCGCACAACGACCCCGAGGCGCTCGATCGGCTGCTGATCCGTTCCCGCGGCAGTTTCGGGCGGGTGCTGGTCGTGGTCGAGGGCGCCTACAGCATGGACGGCGACGTGGCCCGGCTCCCGGAGTTGATCGCGGTCGCGCGCAAACACGACTGCCTGATCATGGTGGACGAGGCGCACTCGTTCGGCGTGCTCGGCGGCCAGGGCTTCGGGGTGCGTGAGCATTTCGGCCTGGCCGCGGACGCGGTGGACCTGTGGATGGGCACGCTGTCGAAATCCCTGGCGAGCTGCGGCGGATTCCTGGCCGGCGACGCCGAGCTGATCGCGGCGATCAAGACACTCGCCCAAGGGGTTTCGCTGTTCTCGGCGGCGCCGACACCGGCCCAGATCGCGGCCGCGATCGCCGCCTTCGACGTGATGGTGGCCGAGCCGCAACGCCTGGCAAGGTTGCACGGCAACGCCGCGACGATGTCAACGGCGTTGCACGACGGCGGCTGGGATACCGGGTTGAGTGCCGGAACCGCGATCATCCCCGTGATTCTCGGCGCGGAGGAACGGGCCATGGCCACGTCGGGGCGCCTGCTCGCGGCGGGTATCTACGCCGCTCCCCTGGGCTATCCGTCGGTCGCCGAAGGCGCGGCCCGGATTCGGTTGTTCATGTCGGCCGAGCACACGGCCGAGCACATCGACCAGCTGGTGACCGTGCTCGCCGGCGAGCGGTAG
- a CDS encoding LuxR family transcriptional regulator produces MLLGRAAEATRLLALFERARRGRSGVVVVSGEPGVGKTALIDFALRQGGGLRIRRVRAAEAERGLSFAGLSALLRPWESEIDDLPPVQAAALKGSLALGPAVTGDRFVIAAATLGLLTMVAERQPILLALDDFHWMDEASAEAVLFAARRLDCEGIAIILSTKVPIPQWESIELSGLDAAAAAELVAAHSGQSIAPEVAGRLVAGTAGNPLALIELARLLDPAMLAGTAPLPDPLPVGRATTALFAPRLAALDPGGRTALLLAALTDTDVDVIKRAAAGLGLADSAAAGLDHDGLVAFDAGRVVFAHPLIRSAVVEQATSAQIRAAHGALAAALADSACPERRAWHLAESVLGRDERVADELERMANGMRDKRAFHIASHTYERAAELSADRARYARCRFQAAGAAWLAGEFARARDLVSPAGIVGAEGDETAETKCVLGGIELFLGHTTRARRLLAESAAHYRPVDVEVAMRHQLDAVLAAYVGDDFAAAAELALETETWGCEHPALTGLARLLAGVGTLACGDPEHGARLLADAVDTPELMRGAGLHGRHAIHAGHELVRIGLPLAAKGILDPIVERMRAETELGTLPYALHVSAVAEARAGQLDAAYAAAEEAARLGLETGNPLWHYRGASVLAFVRALRGDETECRQAAAAARELGAAMGSTPGRYIAEALATLEFSLGNVDAALEHAMAVGDFQQCSSAVLLTSPVAVDIAEAHLKGIAELPPALAGALDRTLATEIAAELPGQTAGLARLHALSCADIDEGAKLFGYAVDCYTDAGLEFDSARTLLSWGEWLRRRGRPAAARTRLRAAWIALEAMGARLWAARALAELRATGAKNLPTAAPDAQPLTPQELQVALTVANGATNRETAGALFLSTKTVEMHLTQVYRKLGVRSRTELARRFAERGPAQHIR; encoded by the coding sequence ATGTTGCTGGGAAGAGCGGCCGAGGCCACGCGCTTGCTCGCCCTGTTCGAGCGGGCGCGGCGGGGGCGCAGCGGTGTCGTGGTGGTGTCGGGGGAACCCGGGGTGGGCAAGACGGCGCTGATCGACTTCGCCCTCCGCCAGGGCGGCGGGCTGCGTATCCGCCGGGTTCGCGCCGCCGAGGCCGAGCGCGGATTGTCCTTCGCCGGGCTGTCGGCACTGCTGCGGCCGTGGGAATCGGAGATCGACGACCTGCCGCCGGTGCAGGCGGCGGCGCTGAAGGGTTCCCTCGCGCTGGGACCGGCGGTCACCGGCGACCGGTTCGTCATCGCGGCGGCCACGCTGGGATTGCTGACCATGGTGGCCGAACGACAGCCGATCCTGCTCGCGCTGGACGACTTTCACTGGATGGACGAGGCCTCGGCGGAGGCGGTGCTGTTCGCGGCCCGCCGGCTCGACTGCGAGGGCATCGCGATCATCCTGAGCACCAAGGTGCCGATCCCGCAGTGGGAGAGCATCGAACTGTCCGGCCTGGACGCGGCCGCCGCGGCGGAGTTGGTGGCCGCGCACAGCGGGCAGTCGATCGCGCCCGAGGTGGCCGGCCGGCTGGTGGCGGGCACGGCGGGAAATCCGCTGGCGCTGATCGAACTCGCTCGGCTGCTCGATCCGGCAATGCTGGCCGGGACTGCGCCGCTGCCGGATCCGCTGCCGGTCGGCCGGGCCACGACCGCGCTGTTCGCGCCCAGGCTGGCCGCACTCGATCCCGGCGGGAGAACCGCGCTGCTGCTCGCCGCGCTGACCGATACGGACGTTGATGTCATCAAGCGGGCCGCGGCCGGTCTCGGCCTGGCGGACAGCGCCGCGGCCGGCCTGGACCACGACGGTCTGGTCGCCTTCGACGCGGGCCGAGTGGTGTTCGCCCATCCGCTGATTCGGTCGGCGGTGGTGGAACAGGCCACCTCGGCGCAGATCCGCGCCGCGCACGGCGCGCTGGCGGCGGCGCTGGCCGACTCGGCCTGTCCCGAGCGCCGCGCCTGGCATCTGGCCGAATCGGTCCTCGGCCGGGACGAGCGCGTCGCCGATGAACTCGAGCGCATGGCCAACGGTATGCGCGACAAGCGCGCCTTCCACATCGCCTCGCACACCTACGAACGCGCCGCCGAGCTGTCGGCGGATCGGGCCCGATACGCCCGCTGCCGGTTCCAGGCAGCCGGCGCGGCCTGGCTGGCCGGCGAGTTCGCCCGGGCCCGGGACCTGGTCTCACCCGCGGGAATCGTTGGGGCAGAGGGCGATGAGACCGCCGAAACCAAGTGTGTGCTCGGTGGCATCGAACTGTTCCTCGGACATACGACGAGGGCGCGCCGGCTGCTCGCCGAATCGGCGGCGCACTATCGGCCCGTCGATGTCGAGGTGGCTATGCGGCATCAGCTCGACGCTGTGCTCGCCGCTTACGTCGGCGACGACTTCGCGGCCGCCGCCGAGCTGGCGCTGGAGACCGAGACCTGGGGTTGCGAGCACCCGGCCCTGACCGGGCTGGCCCGGCTGCTGGCCGGGGTCGGTACGCTCGCCTGCGGTGATCCCGAGCACGGTGCGCGGCTGCTCGCCGACGCCGTCGACACCCCGGAGCTGATGCGCGGAGCCGGCTTGCACGGCCGGCATGCGATCCACGCCGGGCACGAACTGGTCCGGATCGGACTTCCGCTGGCCGCCAAGGGGATTCTCGATCCGATCGTGGAGCGCATGCGCGCCGAGACGGAACTGGGCACGCTGCCGTACGCGCTGCATGTCTCGGCGGTGGCCGAAGCCCGGGCCGGGCAGTTGGACGCGGCGTACGCGGCCGCCGAGGAAGCGGCGCGGCTGGGACTGGAAACCGGAAATCCGCTGTGGCACTACCGCGGTGCGTCCGTGCTGGCCTTCGTGCGGGCGCTGCGGGGCGACGAAACCGAATGCCGCCAGGCTGCCGCTGCCGCCCGCGAGCTGGGCGCAGCCATGGGCAGCACCCCGGGCCGCTATATCGCCGAAGCCCTTGCGACCCTGGAGTTCTCGCTGGGAAACGTGGACGCGGCCCTCGAACACGCCATGGCCGTGGGGGATTTCCAGCAGTGCTCCTCGGCGGTGCTGCTGACCTCGCCGGTCGCGGTGGATATCGCCGAGGCACATCTGAAGGGAATCGCCGAACTGCCACCGGCGCTGGCCGGTGCGCTGGACCGGACGCTGGCCACCGAGATCGCGGCCGAATTGCCCGGGCAGACCGCAGGATTGGCCCGGCTCCATGCGCTGTCCTGCGCAGACATCGACGAGGGCGCGAAACTCTTCGGCTACGCCGTCGACTGCTACACCGACGCCGGACTGGAATTCGACTCGGCGAGAACCCTGCTCTCCTGGGGTGAATGGCTGCGCAGGCGCGGCCGACCGGCCGCCGCCCGCACCCGGTTACGCGCCGCCTGGATTGCCTTGGAGGCGATGGGCGCCCGGCTCTGGGCCGCTCGCGCGCTCGCCGAATTGCGGGCCACGGGCGCGAAGAATCTGCCCACCGCGGCCCCGGATGCGCAGCCGCTGACCCCGCAGGAGTTGCAGGTCGCGCTGACCGTGGCGAACGGGGCGACCAATCGGGAGACCGCCGGGGCGCTGTTCCTGAGCACCAAGACCGTGGAGATGCACCTCACCCAGGTGTATCGCAAGCTGGGCGTGCGCTCCCGGACCGAGCTGGCCCGCCGGTTCGCCGAACGCGGTCCCGCTCAACATATTCGGTGA